Proteins from a genomic interval of Geodermatophilus obscurus DSM 43160:
- a CDS encoding acetyl-CoA C-acetyltransferase — MSRSVIVSGARTPMGRLLGSLKDFSAADLGGIAIKAALERAGISGDQVEYVIMGQVLQAGAGQNPARPAAVAAGIPMTVPAITVNKVCLSGMSAIAMADQLIRAGEFDVVVAGGQESMTNAPHLLPNSRTGTKYGDARLVDAMAHDGLSDTFDQVAMGELTEQANSRYDLTREEQDAFAAESHQKAARSGKNGVFEESITPVLVPQRKGDPIEFRDDEGVRADTTVETLSRLKPAFAKDGTITAGTASQISDGACAVVVMSAEKAAELGITPIAEIGAHGVVAGPDATLQSQPSRAVQRACEREGIDPKELDVVEFNEAFAAVALVSTKELGIDPEKVNPNGGAIALGHAIGMSGARLVLDVALELRRRGGGVGAAALCGGGGQGDALILHVPAKA; from the coding sequence ATGTCCCGTTCGGTCATCGTCAGCGGCGCCCGCACCCCGATGGGTCGGCTGCTCGGCTCGCTCAAGGACTTCTCCGCCGCCGACCTCGGCGGGATCGCGATCAAGGCGGCGCTGGAGCGGGCCGGCATCTCCGGCGACCAGGTCGAGTACGTGATCATGGGGCAGGTGCTGCAGGCCGGCGCCGGCCAGAACCCGGCTCGTCCCGCGGCGGTCGCCGCCGGCATCCCCATGACGGTGCCGGCCATCACCGTCAACAAGGTCTGCCTCTCCGGCATGAGCGCCATCGCGATGGCCGACCAGCTCATCCGCGCCGGCGAGTTCGACGTCGTCGTGGCCGGGGGCCAGGAGTCGATGACCAACGCCCCGCACCTGCTGCCCAACTCCCGCACCGGCACGAAGTACGGCGACGCGAGGCTCGTCGACGCGATGGCGCACGACGGGCTGTCGGACACCTTCGACCAGGTCGCCATGGGTGAGCTGACCGAGCAGGCGAACAGCCGGTACGACCTGACCCGCGAGGAGCAGGACGCGTTCGCCGCGGAGAGCCACCAGAAGGCCGCCCGCTCGGGGAAGAACGGCGTCTTCGAGGAGTCGATCACCCCGGTGCTGGTCCCGCAGCGCAAGGGTGACCCGATCGAGTTCCGGGACGACGAGGGCGTCCGCGCCGACACCACGGTGGAGACCCTGTCGAGGCTGAAGCCCGCCTTCGCCAAGGACGGCACGATCACCGCCGGCACCGCCTCACAGATCTCCGACGGCGCCTGCGCGGTCGTGGTGATGAGCGCCGAGAAGGCCGCCGAGCTGGGGATCACCCCGATCGCCGAGATCGGCGCGCACGGCGTCGTCGCCGGGCCCGACGCGACACTGCAGAGCCAGCCGTCCCGTGCCGTCCAGCGGGCCTGCGAGCGCGAGGGCATCGACCCCAAGGAGCTCGACGTGGTCGAGTTCAACGAGGCCTTCGCCGCCGTCGCCCTCGTCTCCACCAAGGAGCTCGGGATCGACCCGGAGAAGGTCAACCCCAACGGTGGCGCGATCGCCCTCGGTCACGCGATCGGCATGAGCGGCGCTCGGCTCGTGCTCGACGTGGCGCTGGAGCTGCGCCGTCGGGGCGGCGGCGTGGGTGCCGCCGCGCTGTGCGGCGGCGGCGGTCAGGGCGACGCGCTGATCCTGCACGTGCCAGCCAAGGCGTGA
- the meaB gene encoding methylmalonyl Co-A mutase-associated GTPase MeaB, with protein MTSDGIAVQTPRPAAPRGRRGRRVVDIPDLVARARDGEARAVARLISLVEDASPALREVAAALAPHTGSAQVIGLTGSPGVGKSTTTTALVRAYRERGLRVGVLAVDPSSPFSGGALLGDRVRMQGHAGDAGVYIRSMASRGHLGGLAWATPQALRVLDAAGCDVVLVETVGVGQSELEVASLADTTLVLLAPGMGDGIQAAKAGILEVADVLVVNKADRDGADQTVRDLRYTLSLGGRHDLPGAWRPPIRRTVAASDTGIDELVETIGEHRAWLGSSGEGHRRRVVRAAREIEAIALAGLRERMGDIRGSAALSTLAEQVVAGEIDPFRSATLLLDQL; from the coding sequence GTGACCTCGGACGGCATCGCCGTCCAGACGCCCCGCCCCGCCGCCCCCCGTGGGCGGCGGGGCCGCCGCGTGGTGGACATCCCCGACCTGGTCGCCCGGGCGCGGGACGGCGAGGCCCGCGCGGTGGCGCGGCTGATCTCGCTGGTCGAGGACGCCAGCCCGGCGCTGCGCGAGGTCGCCGCCGCGCTGGCCCCGCACACCGGCTCGGCCCAAGTCATCGGGCTCACCGGCTCGCCCGGGGTGGGCAAGTCCACGACGACGACCGCGCTGGTCCGCGCCTACCGCGAGCGCGGGCTGCGGGTCGGCGTCCTCGCGGTCGACCCGTCGTCCCCCTTCTCCGGCGGGGCGCTGCTCGGCGACCGGGTGCGCATGCAGGGCCACGCCGGGGACGCCGGCGTCTACATCCGCTCCATGGCCTCGCGTGGCCACCTCGGTGGGCTGGCCTGGGCCACCCCGCAGGCGCTGCGGGTGCTGGACGCCGCCGGGTGCGACGTCGTGCTGGTCGAGACCGTCGGCGTCGGGCAGTCCGAGCTGGAGGTCGCCTCGCTCGCCGACACCACGCTGGTGCTGCTCGCGCCGGGCATGGGCGACGGCATCCAGGCGGCGAAGGCCGGGATCCTCGAGGTCGCCGACGTCCTGGTGGTGAACAAGGCCGACCGGGACGGCGCCGACCAGACGGTGCGGGACCTGCGCTACACGCTCTCGCTCGGCGGCCGGCACGACCTCCCCGGCGCCTGGCGCCCGCCGATCCGCCGCACGGTGGCCGCCTCGGACACCGGCATCGACGAGCTCGTCGAGACGATCGGGGAGCACCGCGCGTGGCTGGGCTCCTCGGGCGAGGGGCACCGCCGCCGGGTGGTCCGCGCGGCGCGCGAGATCGAGGCGATCGCGCTGGCCGGGCTGCGGGAGCGGATGGGCGACATCCGCGGCTCGGCGGCGCTGAGCACCCTGGCCGAGCAGGTGGTGGCGGGGGAGATCGACCCGTTCCGCTCCGCCACCCTGCTCCTGGACCAGCTGTAA